The proteins below come from a single Miscanthus floridulus cultivar M001 chromosome 1, ASM1932011v1, whole genome shotgun sequence genomic window:
- the LOC136542302 gene encoding uncharacterized protein, which translates to MSFLPLAVSSTLVSFLWPRRRATFSESRQCLWPPDHLQQLRRGLAGAREQPLCHGLAGARDQPVRRGLAGTRASSSSAASSRAHEQQLRRGLAGRHVSSSSAAASPARASSRSAWPHGHACELRLRHGLAGTREQQLRCGLAGARASSRSAMASPERASSSSTASRARMRAAAPPRPRGGARTAAPPRPRRRAQAAGPHGLVGTRPSSRSAMASSKRASSSSAAASRASMRAAREQPLRHGLAGAREQQLCRGLVGAREQPLRHGLAGAREQPVCTASWARARAAVPPWPRRLARAAAPPRHGHVCATAAGKPPLAGNSGGRGSLKVALRRGQRKETKVEETARDRKDISCASLSSKARK; encoded by the coding sequence ATGTCCTTTCTGCCCCTGGCTGTTTCTTCTACCTTGGTCTCCTTCCTCTGGCCGCGACGTAGGGCCACCTTCAGCGAGAGCCGCCAGTGCCTATGGCCACCGGACCACCTCCAGCAGCTCCGCCGTGGCCTCGCGGGCGCACGCGAGCAGCCGCTCTGCCacggcctcgccggcgcgcgcgacCAGCCAGTCCGTCGCGGCCTCGCGGGCACGCGCGCGAGTAGCAGCTCCGCCGCGTCCTCGCGGGCGCacgagcagcagctccgccgtGGCCTCGCGGGCAGGCACGTGAGCAGCAGCTCCGCCGCGGCCTCGCCGGCACGGGCGAGCAGCCGGTCCGCATGGCCTCATGGGCACGCGTGCGAGCTGCGGCTCCGCCATGGCCTCGCCGGCACACGCGAGCAGCAGCTCCGCTGCGGCCTCGCGGGCGCACGCGCGAgcagccgctccgccatggcctcACCGGAGCGCGCGAGCAGCAGCTCCACGGCCTCGCGGGCGCGCATGCGAGCAGCCGCTCCGCCACGGCCTCGTGGGGGCGCGCGAACAGCCGCTCCGCCacggcctcgccggcgcgcgcaaGCAGCCGGTCCGCACGGCCTCGTGGGCACGCGCCCGAGTAgccgctccgccatggcctcGTCGAAGCGCGCGAGCAGCAGCTCTGCCGCGGCCTCGCGGGCGAGCATGCGAGCAGCGCGAGAGCAGCCGCTCCGCCacggcctcgccggcgcgcgAGAGCAGCAGCTCTGCCGTGGCCTCGTGGGGGCGCGCGAACAGCCGCTTCGCCacggcctcgccggcgcgcgcgagCAGCCGGTCTGCACGGCCTCGTGGGCACGCGCCCGAGCTGCGGTTCCGCCATGGCCTCGCCGGCTCGcgcgagcagcagctccgccgcGGCACGGGCATGTGTGTGCCACCGCGGCCGGGAAGCCTCCTCTGGCCGGGAACAGCGGCGGCCGTGGCTCGCTGAAGGTGGCCCTGCGTCGCGGCCAGAGGAAGGAGACCAAGGTAGAAGAAACAGCCAGGGACAGAAAGGACATTTCCTGTGCTTCTCTCTCCTCGAAAGCCCGGAAATAA